The following are from one region of the Natrinema sp. HArc-T2 genome:
- a CDS encoding UbiA family prenyltransferase gives MTNPTATCRPSGWVSSITTVLRFAVHSNLFISLATLSVVVTTAVLAELPLEALPLFIVFAATMFVYTVNRFTDLAEDEQNVPDRAAFTKRYGRLWLTAGTVLYVAAIGIAVALGLSGAAYLLLPLAVVLLYSVGGVKQIFLLKNLVVGLAWGALPLGVGYYYDQLWSLEIQFLVVYVTVMITIAAVIFDVKDIEGDREEGIPTVPNRFGPHATRVWSLVATVAVAAVVVALVLADVVPQRFLVVLAMNAYVCAYIPFATPDRGPLYYGFVVDGEHVFLAAVVLALEWLVW, from the coding sequence GTGACAAACCCTACCGCAACCTGTCGACCCTCGGGGTGGGTGTCGTCGATAACGACCGTGCTCCGGTTTGCGGTCCACAGCAACCTCTTTATCTCGCTGGCAACGCTCAGTGTCGTCGTCACCACCGCCGTCCTCGCGGAACTGCCACTCGAGGCCCTACCGCTGTTTATCGTCTTCGCGGCCACGATGTTCGTCTACACCGTCAACCGGTTTACCGACCTCGCGGAAGACGAACAAAACGTCCCGGATCGCGCGGCGTTTACAAAGCGCTACGGCCGCCTCTGGCTGACGGCGGGAACCGTCCTCTACGTCGCCGCGATCGGGATCGCCGTCGCGCTTGGGCTCTCAGGAGCCGCGTATCTGTTGCTCCCACTCGCGGTCGTGTTGCTGTACTCCGTCGGCGGCGTCAAGCAGATCTTTCTCCTCAAGAACCTCGTCGTCGGCCTCGCGTGGGGTGCGCTCCCGCTCGGCGTCGGCTACTACTACGATCAGCTCTGGTCGCTCGAGATTCAGTTCCTCGTCGTCTACGTGACCGTCATGATCACCATCGCCGCGGTGATCTTCGATGTGAAAGACATCGAGGGCGACCGCGAGGAAGGGATTCCGACGGTACCGAACCGGTTCGGCCCGCACGCGACGCGCGTCTGGTCGCTGGTCGCGACCGTCGCCGTCGCCGCGGTGGTCGTCGCGCTCGTACTGGCGGATGTGGTTCCACAGCGATTTCTCGTCGTGCTCGCGATGAACGCCTACGTTTGCGCATACATCCCGTTCGCGACACCCGACCGCGGCCCGCTGTACTACGGGTTCGTCGTCGACGGCGAACACGTCTTCCTCGCCGCAGTCGTGCTCGCACTCGAGTGGCTCGTCTGGTAA
- a CDS encoding RNA ligase partner protein → MSGDLPRQRFVLDTSLFITEEIRRDDESLEEAVLRLLDLVATARLELNISCYVPPSIHDELGTMLRERDVDDAVFSRLDTWVVRKSPDRYGVTIPANIVYNFIDEMSDRVDRGLRVSEEAIREVEQLDPDDLTRNSDDGKREAYMTEADRVLSNLRDKYRRALRQGVLDSREDFDLLILARELDAGVVTEDRGIISWADEFGLRYVRGGQFPTLLEEYLRATGVADDE, encoded by the coding sequence ATGTCCGGCGACCTCCCGCGCCAGCGGTTCGTCCTCGATACCTCGCTGTTTATCACCGAGGAGATCCGCCGTGACGACGAATCGCTCGAGGAAGCCGTGCTCCGCCTGCTCGATCTGGTGGCGACCGCACGCCTCGAGCTCAACATCTCCTGTTACGTGCCGCCGTCGATCCACGACGAACTGGGGACGATGTTGCGCGAGCGCGACGTCGACGACGCCGTGTTCTCGCGGCTCGATACCTGGGTCGTCCGCAAGAGCCCCGACCGCTACGGCGTCACGATCCCCGCGAACATCGTCTACAACTTCATCGACGAGATGAGCGACCGGGTCGACCGCGGCCTGCGGGTCTCGGAGGAAGCCATCCGCGAAGTCGAACAGCTCGATCCGGACGATCTCACACGTAACTCCGATGACGGCAAACGGGAGGCCTACATGACCGAAGCTGATCGAGTCCTGTCGAATCTGCGTGATAAGTACCGCCGGGCGCTCCGACAGGGCGTGCTCGACTCCCGCGAGGATTTCGACCTGCTGATCCTCGCGCGCGAACTCGACGCCGGCGTCGTCACGGAGGACCGAGGCATCATCTCGTGGGCCGACGAGTTCGGCCTGCGCTACGTCCGCGGCGGGCAGTTCCCGACGTTGCTCGAGGAGTACCTGCGGGCAACTGGCGTCGCCGACGACGAATGA
- a CDS encoding RNA ligase: MDRAAYLERLGATTDDPVDLFEHFEQRSFDGRPYHVLSDARHGLERGTVIVEDVDAVIRGYPSIPRLLVLEPGVQSFFEGRETVAVEEKLDGFNVRIANVGEPLAFTRSGYVCPYTTARARKLLSLEAFFDEHPEQALCAELIGPETPYTTTDYEGVDTHDFRVFGVRDRESGEALPVADRRAICETYDFNQPRLFGRAPPETAAELVHDAIAELDAAGREGVVMKSESGDAMVKYTTEAQHHGELAYAFSLPFDHGRDFVFSRLIREAFQAAEFDEDEERLQARAHDLGESILVPMVEAIQDVDDGETIGHRHTVRGDADSIDALFDHLHDQSMTIELEADRHEHGERVIEFVKVAESSRDRITYYLEGGTRNE, from the coding sequence ATGGACCGCGCAGCGTACCTCGAGCGTCTCGGGGCCACGACTGACGACCCTGTCGACCTCTTCGAGCACTTCGAGCAACGGTCGTTCGATGGTCGGCCCTACCACGTTCTGTCGGACGCGCGCCACGGTCTCGAGCGCGGGACCGTCATCGTCGAAGACGTCGATGCAGTCATCAGAGGGTATCCGAGCATTCCACGACTGCTCGTTCTCGAGCCGGGGGTCCAATCGTTCTTTGAGGGTCGCGAGACCGTCGCCGTCGAGGAGAAACTCGACGGGTTCAACGTCCGGATCGCCAACGTCGGCGAGCCGCTTGCGTTTACCAGAAGCGGCTACGTCTGTCCGTACACGACCGCGCGGGCGCGCAAACTACTGTCGCTCGAGGCCTTTTTCGACGAGCATCCGGAACAGGCCCTCTGTGCCGAACTCATCGGGCCGGAGACGCCCTACACGACAACCGACTACGAAGGGGTCGACACCCACGACTTCCGCGTCTTCGGCGTTCGCGACCGCGAGTCGGGCGAGGCGCTTCCCGTCGCCGATCGCCGCGCGATCTGTGAGACGTACGACTTCAACCAGCCGCGGCTGTTCGGACGGGCACCGCCGGAGACCGCCGCCGAGCTGGTCCACGATGCTATCGCCGAACTCGACGCAGCGGGTCGGGAAGGCGTCGTGATGAAATCGGAATCCGGAGACGCGATGGTCAAGTACACGACCGAAGCTCAGCACCACGGCGAACTCGCCTACGCGTTCTCGCTGCCGTTCGACCACGGCAGGGATTTCGTCTTCTCGCGGCTCATCCGGGAGGCGTTTCAGGCCGCCGAGTTCGACGAGGACGAGGAACGACTACAGGCGCGCGCACACGACCTCGGCGAGTCGATCCTCGTTCCGATGGTCGAGGCCATCCAGGACGTCGACGACGGTGAAACGATCGGCCACCGACATACGGTCAGAGGCGACGCCGACTCCATCGACGCACTCTTCGACCACCTGCACGACCAGTCGATGACGATCGAACTCGAGGCCGACCGTCACGAGCACGGCGAGCGCGTCATCGAGTTCGTCAAGGTGGCCGAATCCAGTCGAGACCGTATCACCTACTATCTCGAGGGCGGCACGCGAAACGAGTGA